The following are from one region of the Choloepus didactylus isolate mChoDid1 chromosome 11 unlocalized genomic scaffold, mChoDid1.pri SUPER_11_unloc2, whole genome shotgun sequence genome:
- the LOC119524502 gene encoding olfactory receptor 5V1-like, whose protein sequence is MEMDIYNLTTVNEFILIGLSDLPKVRYPLFVVFAVIYQVTLVGNGAILLAIGIEKKLHTPMYFFLANLSILDIFCPTATVPKMLENLLTEKQSISFLGCALQLYFLVALAGTEVFLLSVMAYDRYVAICFPLRYTLIMTKVRCAGLMAGIWAAGFLNSLLHTLFTFRLSFCKSHRVNQYYCDIPPVVALSCSSTYVAEMVILVAGCVLGVPAFLNTFISYMYIISTILKIQSAEGKHKAFSTCTSHLLVVCLFYGTTIFTYIRPPSSQHSPARDRLISMLYGVITPMLNPIIYSLRNTEVKGALRKVLWH, encoded by the coding sequence ATGGAGATGGACATCTACAATCTTACCACCGTCAATGAGTTTATCCTCATAGGGCTCTCCGATCTCCCAAAAGTGCGCTATCCTCTTTTTGTGGTTTTTGCTGTCATCTATCAGGTCACCTTGGTGGGAAATGGTGCTATTCTCCTCGCCATTGGGATTGAGAAAAAGCTGCACACacccatgtatttcttcttggCAAATCTGTCCATCTTAGACATATTTTGCCCAACAGCTACTGTTCCCAAGATGCTTGAGAATCTCCTGACTGAAAAGCAAAGCATTTCTTTCCTTGGGTGTGCTTTGCAGCTTTATTTTTTGGTGGCTCTAGCAGGGACAGAGGTCTTCCTCCTTTCAGTCATGGCTTATGACCGGTATGTGGCCATCTGTTTCCCTCTTCGTTACACTCTCATCATGACTAAGGTACGCTGTGCCGGGCTCATGGCTGGAATCTGGGCAGCAGGTTTTCTTAATTCCCTTCTGCACACGTTGTTCACATTCCGCCTGTCTTTCTGTAAGTCCCATAGGGTTAACCAGTATTATTGTGACATACCGCCAGTGGTGGCTCTCTCCTGCTCTTCCACATATGTGGCAGAGATGGTTATTTTAGTGGCAGGATGTGTTTTGGGGGTCCCAGCCTTTTTGAACACCTTTATTTCTTATATGTACATCATATCCACCATCCTAAAAATCCAGTCAGCTGAAGGGAAGCACAAAGCCTTCTCCACATGCACTTCACACCTCCTTGTGGTCTGTCTCTTTTATGGCACAACAATATTTACCTACATCCGCCCGCCCTCCAGTCAGCACTCCCCAGCCAGAGACAGGCTCATCTCCATGCTGTATGGGGTGATCACTCCAATGCTAAACCCCATCATCTACAGCTTGAGGAACACAGAGGTTAAAGGGGCACTCAGAAAGGTTTTATGGCATTAA